The DNA window CGTAGCTATGGACTGTATGTCATCATTGCTTTGCCTTTCCCTTTCTGATCTTGTTTTGCTTTTGTCAAGAACCTGAACCTGAACCTGAACCTGATGATGGAGAATGAAGTAGTGACGACAAGGGTGGAAGCGAATTCTCATCCTCATCACTATGGTGGAACCAAAAGCAGttacgatgatgatgatgagtataATGAAGAAATAGTAGTAGGAGAGAAACCATCAAGATTGGAGGTATGGGGATGGTACGTGTACGAGTTGTGCTCCTACATGGTTCAGAGTGTTGTCATTCCTGTGGTGTTTCCCCTCATAATCAGTCAGCTACAGCAGCTCTCCACTGATGACCAAACCCTTCGCCACCAATGGATCAATAACCACCATGGCATGCCGTGTCCTCAAAAGCAAATTCTTCTGTAAGCTAATAAGTCTCTCTACTCTCTACATTGGATTTGGATcctttaaagtttgaatttaacttaaagtttgaattttacttcagagagaataaagtgtatctcttatcattaatttcatgggTAGGactaagaataaatatgaaagaaaaattattcaatGGTAGAAGATCACACATTattctaaagtaaaattcaaactttagaggattcAAATCTCTCTACACTATAACTCAACAAtgttatatgtattatttttataaacagCCAAAATTTACCttatttaacattaattaattgttacAACAATTAATCAATACTAAATAAGCAACAATTAATTAAtgctaaataagataaattatgACTATTTTTacctaattttctttaattaccaaatattttcatatttttatatatactttttaatgtattttttatttttaatattaaaaataattgataaaataaaaaaaatcaaagattattttttatatcacaGGAATTTAAATCAAGTATGGTGTGTGTTACCATATCGAATTTGGGGAACAAGAGTAAACAAAAGGCTGAGTTGTAATTtccaaaggaaagaaaaaaccaagtcattttatttagtataaaatataatttttttatctttttttaaataacttttaatattaaaaataaaatagtacaaaaaattcaatattatagtactaattttaattaatattataaaaaaaagatagtgCTAGGGAGTCAATGGCCtaagcgtacaatgtgtacaatagactaaatatttggtctatgaataaaataaacatctaCTATTCAGAATAACTATCCAGATACCAGGAACAATAAACATCTCATGATAAaatcactcatcccaaaaatttAAAGTTGATTTTGGAGTTCACCAAGAATCGAACTCCTTAACCTTTTAGATctagaactctaataccatgtcatgaacccactcatcccaaaagcatAACCTGACAGGACATTGTAACACTAATagtcatatctctaatactttctaAACCTCCATTATATACATTATACATTTAAGCTATTGGCTCCTATACTTTctctataaaaaattataaaacaagtCCAATATAAAATCTACTAACAATGaacttttgttaaatttaaacttttaatattttttttctttgttaaatgTACTTGGGGCAATATTAACtttcaaaattttgtatatatatacaaaattgtttaatatttttattatctacctatattttttctataCAAAAATTGTTGTATATAAAATTCTTGGCCGAACATTATGCTCTAGTGATTGAGAATTTAAATAGAAGATCTTGTCTACACTCTGAAGTCTGACCCAAAAGTCGATATGATAATATACGAGGTGAAAATAAACAGGCATGGAAGTTACTTTAAGTGTGTTGACAAAAATGATGAAATTGATTGCAGGTATAGCAAGCTCACAAAGCGGACAATAAACATCACAGGCTCACACTTATCTTCGTTGGAATGGACATCAATTGCTTGGGGTGGAGGCCTACTCCTAGCTGCTCCAATTCTCGGATTCATCTCCTTCCACCTGGATGCCAATCAGTTCTACGCAATCATCACAGCTGCAGCCACAGGGGTTGGTGTCTTCTTTTGCCTGCCTGCCGGATTCTTCAAGACCACCAAGATCTTCATTCCCTACATCGCTGGGATCGCTCTTGCCGCCACCGTCGCCAGCACAGCACACACCCATTATCTCGCTCTCATGCTTCGTCCCTATGGAAAACCAACACCCGCCCTTAGGAGAAGAACCAGGTTCTTCCCAAGATTAAGTATCTCCAGCTGGTTCTCCCTCTATGCCACGGCTTTCGGTTCATTGGGTGCAGCTATCGTCTCATCCTTAACCTACCACATGCTTAGAGAACCCAGCGACCGTAACCTCTTGAGCCTTTGGGTTGTCTCAATCTTCAGTGGCCTCATATGGCTCGCCGGGGTGGTGCATGTTGTCCTCATTTCTCCCAGCAGAAGTGCCACCACTTGCTCCGTCTCACCTCTCTCCTCAAGGCTCTATCACTCCCTTTCTTTGTTCAAATACCCGCATGCAATTGGAGGCCTCTTTGGGGTTTTTCTGTCTTCTTTTGCCACGATGAGCATATTCACCGGAGGGGTGCTATTTGTG is part of the Arachis duranensis cultivar V14167 chromosome 1, aradu.V14167.gnm2.J7QH, whole genome shotgun sequence genome and encodes:
- the LOC107479118 gene encoding uncharacterized protein LOC107479118, producing MMENEVVTTRVEANSHPHHYGGTKSSYDDDDEYNEEIVVGEKPSRLEVWGWYVYELCSYMVQSVVIPVVFPLIISQLQQLSTDDQTLRHQWINNHHGMPCPQKQILLYSKLTKRTINITGSHLSSLEWTSIAWGGGLLLAAPILGFISFHLDANQFYAIITAAATGVGVFFCLPAGFFKTTKIFIPYIAGIALAATVASTAHTHYLALMLRPYGKPTPALRRRTRFFPRLSISSWFSLYATAFGSLGAAIVSSLTYHMLREPSDRNLLSLWVVSIFSGLIWLAGVVHVVLISPSRSATTCSVSPLSSRLYHSLSLFKYPHAIGGLFGVFLSSFATMSIFTGGVLFVVGQLCMRPVHLLYLWLVYFLFPLFSLPLLQIMQHFMRVNSVKMQILGFLLSMFSSGSGFYFWESRWRWSHLLLFGAVQGTATGLLHAFGRVLVLNCAPCGKEGAFSAWYGWVRSVGLCVGFTVGSVAAGRIRASLGAAFCSGIAGIVVLLFGNVSDVGGAVAAGHVAEDNSGDISERPSRSHVVASSGLDSKESVSV